From Acidimicrobiales bacterium, a single genomic window includes:
- a CDS encoding hemolysin III family protein: protein MDGLLVDKPQLRGWLHQIAFFASLPAGLTLVGLARGVEARVAATLFAVTLTALFGVSAAYHRGDWSDRARRIMKHLDHSMIFVFIAGSYTPITLLALRPAWGITLLALAWTGAAAGVLVTVLRLERWHGVGFAMYLVLGWLAVVAAPQLAHALSRAELSLLVAGGLLYTVGAVVLARKRPDPSPRVFGYHEVWHTFVVGASACHFALVLLLVHP, encoded by the coding sequence ATGGACGGGCTCCTTGTCGACAAGCCGCAGCTGCGGGGGTGGCTGCACCAGATCGCGTTCTTCGCGTCGCTACCGGCGGGTCTGACGCTGGTCGGGCTGGCCCGCGGCGTGGAGGCCCGGGTGGCGGCCACGTTGTTCGCCGTGACGCTCACCGCGCTGTTCGGGGTGAGCGCCGCCTACCACCGCGGCGATTGGTCCGACCGGGCCCGGCGCATCATGAAGCACCTCGACCACTCGATGATCTTCGTGTTCATCGCCGGCTCGTACACGCCGATCACCCTGCTGGCGCTGCGACCCGCCTGGGGCATCACGCTGCTGGCCCTGGCCTGGACGGGCGCCGCCGCCGGCGTGCTCGTGACCGTGCTGCGCCTCGAGCGTTGGCACGGCGTGGGCTTCGCCATGTACCTGGTTCTCGGCTGGCTGGCGGTCGTCGCCGCTCCGCAGCTGGCGCACGCCCTGTCCCGGGCCGAGCTGTCCCTGCTGGTGGCGGGCGGCCTGCTCTACACCGTCGGGGCGGTGGTGCTCGCCCGCAAGCGTCCCGACCCGAGCCCCCGGGTGTTCGGCTACCACGAGGTCTGG